In Betta splendens chromosome 19, fBetSpl5.4, whole genome shotgun sequence, the following proteins share a genomic window:
- the eif3c gene encoding eukaryotic translation initiation factor 3 subunit C, translated as MSRFFATGSDSESEESSSADEITPKAPGTTFKQSLLLSDDEEDTKRVVRSAKDKRFEELTNLIKTIRNAMKIRDMSKCLEEFEQLCRAFLKSKNIVDKEGVPSFYIRLLADLEDYLNQLWEDKEGKKKMNKNNAKALSTLRQKIRKYNRDYETEIAAYKENPQESADEEEEKEPEDSGSSSDSDGEAGDGVSAKAFLKKKPDAAPEASKFLKSAKGSEDESSSSDEDEDDDDDEDWGSDTVESGSESSDDGEGRSASLAVVFLKKAQETEKSGTKRSGKKKKLKKERLEEEAEEEGGEEAEGAWEKVKGGAPLVKEKPKMFAKGTEINIPVVVKKLNEILQARGKKGTDRAAQIELLHALAGIANENNLGQGISVKIKFNIIASLYDYNPNLAAFMKADMWKKCLDCIDELLDILFDDNNHIFIGENIAEDSENLAVSEQPFRVRGCILTLVERMDEEFTKIMQNTDPHSQEYVDNLKDEGRVCGIIDRLLGYLENKGSTEEICRVYLRRIMHTYYKFDYKAHRRSLGLQGESKSEQDQEESEGEDSAVIMDRLCKFIYAKDRTDRIRTCAILCHIYHHALHSRWYQARDLMLMSHLQDNIQHADPPVQILYNRTMVQLGICAFRQGMIKDAHNALLDIQSSGRAKELLGQGLLMRNMQERNAEQEKIEKRRQVPFHMHINLELLECVYLVSAMLLEIPYMAAHEFDARRRMISKQFHHQLRVGERQPLLGPPESMREHVVAASKAMKMGDWRTCHSFIINEKMNSKVWDLFPETQRVREMLVRKIQEESLRTYLFTYSSVYDSISMETLSEMFQLEIPTVHSIISKMIINEELMASLDQPTQTVVMHRTEPTSLQNMALQLAEKLGSLVENNERVFDLKQGVYGGYFNRDQKGGYQQKQSYQRDQKGGYQQKQSGYQRGGYRNQNQSNY; from the exons ATGTCTCGATTCTTTGCTACTGGCTCTGACAGCGAGTCAGAGGAGTCCTCATCCGCAGATGAGATCACCCCTAAAGCACCCGGAACAACCTTTAAACA GTCTCTGCTTCtcagtgatgatgaagaagatACAAAGAGGGTGGTGCGCAGCGCCAAAGACAAAAG GTTTGAGGAGTTGACCAACCTCATCAAGACGATCCGCAATGCTATGAAGATTCGTGACATGTCCAAATGTCTGGAGGAATTTGAGCAGTTATGTCGAGCTTTCCTCAAAAGCAAGAACATAGTGGACAAAGAAGGGGTTCCCTCTTTCTATATCCGACTTTTGGCAGATCTGGAAGACTACTTGAACCAG ctttgggaGGACAAAGAGGGCAAGAAGAAGATGAACAAGAACAATGCAAAAGCCCTCAGTACACTACGTCAGAAGATCCGCAAGTACAACCGGGATTACGAAACAGAGATAGCTGCCTATAAGGAG AACCCACAGGAGTCggcagatgaagaggaggagaaggagcctgAAGACTCTG gctcctcctctgacagcgaTGGAGAAGCAGGTGATGGTGTGTCAGCCAAGGCTTTCCTAAAGAAAAAGCCTGACGCTGCCCCAGAAGCTAGCAAGTTCCTCAAGTCTGCCAAGGGTTCTGAG GATGAGTCGTCCTCTagtgatgaggatgaagatgatgatgacgatgaagacTGGGGCTCAGACACTGTAGAGAGTGGCAGTGAGAGCTCTGATGATGGAGAGGGAAGAAGCGCTTCTCTGGCTGTGGTCTTCTTGAAGAA agCCCAAGAGACTGAGAAGTCCGGCACGAAGAgaagtggaaaaaagaaaaagctgaagaaagagcggctggaggaggaggctgaggaggaaggaggagaggaggctgagggagcCTGGGAGAAGGTGAAGGGAGGCGCTCCCCTGGTTAAG GAAAAACCCAAGATGTTTGCCAAAGGCACAGAGATCAATATACCAGTGGTGGTGAAAAAGCTGAATGAGATCCTGCAAGCAAGAGGCAAAAAGGGCACTGACAG AGCTGCCCAGATTGAATTACTCCACGCTCTTGCTGGCATCGCTAATGAGAATAACTTGGGCCAAGGCATCTCGGTCAAGATCAAGTTCAACATCATTGCCTCCCTCTATGACTACAACCCTAACCTGGCAGCATTCATGAAG GCCGACATGTGGAAGAAGTGCCTGGATTGTATAGATGAGCTGTTGGACATTCTCTTTGATGATAATAATCACATCTTTATTGGGGAGAACATTGCAGAGGACAGTGAAAACCTGGCTGTCTCAGAACAG CCCTTTAGGGTGCGTGGATGCATCCTAACACTGGTAGAGAGGATGGATGAAGAGTTTACCAAGATCATGCAGAACACAGACCCCCACTCACAAG aATATGTTGACAATCTGAAAGACGAGGGACGGGTTTGTGGCATCATTGATCGGCTGCTTGGCTACTTGGAGAACaaaggcagcacagaggagatcTGCCGCGTCTACCTGCGCAGGATTATGCACACCTACTACAAGTTTGACTACAAAGCTCACCGCCGCAGCCTAGGCCTTCAGGGAGAGTCGAAG TCTGAGCAGgaccaggaggagagcgagggagaggacaGCGCTGTGATCATGGACCGTCTCTGCAAGTTCATTTACGCCAAGGATCGCACCGACCGTATCCGAACCTGTGCTATTCTCTGCCACATCTACCACCACGCCCTCCATTCACGCTGGTACCAGGCCCGTGACCTGATGCTGATGAGCCACCTGCAAGACAACATCCAGCACGCTGACCCTCCTGTGCAG aTTTTGTACAACAGAACCATGGTCCAATTAGgcatctgtgcttttaggcAGGGCATGATTAAAGATGCTCACAATGCCCTGCTGGACATCCAGTCTTCTGGGCGTGCAAAGGAGCTCCTGGGTCAGGGTTTGCTCATGAGAAACATGCAGGAGAGGAATGCTGAGCAGGAGAAAATTGAAAAGAGGAGACAA GTCCCGTTCCACATGCACATCAACCTGGAGCTTCTGGAGTGTGTGTACCTGGTGTCCGCTATGCTGCTGGAAATCCCCTACATGGCCGCTCATGAGTTTGATGCCCGTCGTAGGATGATCAGCAAGCAGTTCCACCACCAGCTGAGGGTGGGAGAGAGACAGCCGCTGCTGG GACCCCCAGAGAGCATGCGAGAGCACGTAGTGGCTGCCAGCAAGGCCATGAAGATGGGAGACTGGCGAACCTGCCACTCCTTTATTATCAATGAGAAGATGAACAGTAAAGTCTGGGACCTGTTCCCTGAGACGCAGCGAGTACGCGAGATGCTTGTCAG AAAGATTCAAGAGGAGTCACTGAGGACATATCTATTCACATACAGCAGTGTTTACGACTCCATCAG CATGGAGACGCTATCGGAGATGTTTCAATTGGAGATACCCACAGTccacagcatcatcagcaaGATGATCATTAACGAGGAGCTGATG GCATCACTTGACCAGCCCACGCAGACTGTAGTGATGCACCGCACAGAGCCAACCTCCCTGCAGAACATGGCCCTGCAGCTGGCCGAGAAACTGGGCAGCTTGGTGGAGAACAATGAGCGGGTGTTCGACCTCAAACAGGGTGTCTATGGAGGCTACTTCAACAGAG ATCAAAAAGGAGGCTACCAGCAGAAACAGTCTTACCAGAGAG ATCAGAAAGGTGGTTACCAGCAGAAGCAGTCAGGCTACCAGCGAGGAGGCTACAGAAATCAAAACCAAAGCAATTACTGA
- the tbx6 gene encoding LOW QUALITY PROTEIN: T-box transcription factor TBX6 (The sequence of the model RefSeq protein was modified relative to this genomic sequence to represent the inferred CDS: deleted 1 base in 1 codon) has translation MLTVDMYAGLSLGPQRAGDFYREREAPAYAQTLPSACDSAAKALPPRMPAPSEPAAKTQKAEVKMELENASLWKQFSSVGTEMIITKKGRRMFPGLRMKLSGLNPSLRYILLLDVVPADSSRYRFQGGGWQAVGGAEARLPDRVFIHPDSPATGAHWQSRTISFHCAKLTNNTLDSQGHIILHSLHRYQPRIHVIEARDVLRWGGGQHSFVFPETQFITVTAYQNNKITELKINSNPFAKGFREDGMNSKKQRDARQKRKMSVLTEPLDVVSCDPAPGSDLQALALASLPPACHFGPDEASYRDALIPEQPLDLGQAFLASQMSDVGTVSGGMQDAAGSMIDGANTLCEPVYASTFAAAPADASPFASDPHPQTPSAFSSLPLPTSSEVSDSQPSLAPIDYPSILSSSSSTTPSLQQTSFTFPTPPPSNSSSPQPLLPTSSPSSVAYHPPSDPVGPHAPADASFSAPPPACQEQMTPHPLLPQAMHREALGDATDPSSDHSAAAFIYPHCDSAQPPPNQHQAPPPTVACALPAPTPFAFPSIPPHMQSLSFQNVPPGSAHSALHITNLSHQSQAPFPPCAFPHPSPSLPHPPYQPSSCLGVPSTPSLPPAAHPQNFPNPPNASSTSYPPVDLGAMPQFNPPAPYRPDMIVHHPSLLPQLDPSLGPSAPPTALYPAFPSYPLRLRQDPHSSLPIPFRHLYRQHQHHLDMGTRAVF, from the exons atgctgACCGTGGACATGTACGCCGGTTTGTCTCTGGGACCACAAAGAGCCGGAGACTTTTACAGAG AGCGTGAAGCTCCAGCGTACGCGCAGACGCTCCCCTCCGCCTGCGACTCGGCAGCCAAGGCGCTCCCTCCCAGGATGCCGGCGCCAAGCGAGCCTGCCGCAAAAACCCAGAAGGCCGAGGTcaagatggagctggagaacgCCTCCCTGTGGAAACAGTTCAGCTCCGTGGGCACCGAGATGATCATCACCAAGAAGGGCAG ACGGATGTTTCCGGGCCTGAGGATGAAGCTGTCCGGCCTGAACCCATCTCTCCGGTACATCCTCCTCCTGGACGTCGTCCCGGCCGACAGCTCCCGCTACCGCTTCCAGGGCGGGGGCTGGCAGGCCGTCGGGGGGGCGGAGGCCCGGCTCCCGGACCGCGTCTTCATCCACCCGGACTCCCCCGCCACCGGCGCCCACTGGCAGAGCCGCACCATCTCCTTCCACTGCGCCAAGCTCACCAACAACACGCTGGACTCCCAGGGGCAT ATCATCCTGCACTCGCTGCATCGCTACCAGCCCAGGATTCACGTGATCGAGGCCAGAGACGTGCTGAGGTGGGGAGGAGGACAgcactcctttgttttccccGAGACGCAGTTCATTACAGTCACTGCCTACCAGAACAACAAG ATCACAGAGCTGAAGATCAACTCCAACCCTTTCGCCAAAGGCTTCAGAGAGGACGGCATGAACAGCAAAAA GCAGAGAGACGCCAGGCAGAAGCGCAAGATGTCCGTTCTCACGGAGCCCTTGGATGTCG TGAGCTGTGACCCGGCGCCCGGCTCGGACCTGCAGGCGCTGGCGCTGGCCTCCCTGCCGCCCGCGTGCCACTTCGGGCCGGACGAGGCCTCCTATCGGGACGCGCTGATCCCAGAGCAGCCGCTGGACCTCGGGCAGGCGTTCCTGGCGTCACAGATGTCTGACGTGGGCACCGTGAGCGGTGGGATGCAGGACGCGGCGGGGAGCATGATTGACGG aGCGAACACCTTGTGTGAACCAGTCTACGCCTCCACCTTCGCTGCAGCCCCGGCCGACGCTTCGCCTTTTGCCTCAGATCCTCATCCTCAGACGCCCTcggccttctcctccctccccctccccacctcctccgAGGTGTCCGATTCCCAACCCTCCCTTGCTCCCATCGACtatccctccatcctctcctcctcctcctccaccactccCTCGCTGCAGCAGAcctccttcaccttccccacccctcctccctccaactCCTCCTCGCCGCAGCCTCTCCTGCCcacatcctccccctcctccgtcgCCTACCACCCGCCCTCTGACCCCGTCGGCCCCCACGCGCCAGCCGACGCCTCCTTCtcggccccgccccccgccTGCCAGGAGCAGATGACTCCTCACCCTCTGCTCCCCCAGGCGATGCACAGGGAGGCCCTCGGCGATGCCACCGATCCAAGCAGCGACCACAGCGCAGCGGCGTTCATCTACCCACACTGTGATTCTGCTCAGCCTCCCCCGAACCAGCACCAAGCGCCACCCCCCACTGTGGCCTGTGCCCTACCGGCTCCCACCCCCTTCGCCTTCCCCTCCATCCCCCCACACATGCAGAGTCTCTCGTTCCAGAACGTGCCTCCCGGCTCCGCCCACTCTGCCCTGCACATCACAAACCTAAGCCATCAATCCCAGGCCCCCTTCCCCCCCTGCGCCTTCCCTCACCcttcaccctccctccctcaccctcctTACCAACCCTCCTCTTGCCTGGGTGTCCCCTCCACACCATCGCTGCCTCCCGCAGCCCATCCTCAGAACTTTCCCAATCCCCCTaatgcctcctccacctcttaccCTCCTGTTGATTTAGGGGCCATGCCCCAGTTCAACCCCCCCGCCCCCTATCGC CCTGACATGATAGTGCACCACCCTTCTCTTCTCCCTCAGCTGGATCCATCACTTGGCCCCTCAGCCCCTCCCACAGCCCTCTACCCCGCGTTCCCGTCCTATCCCCTTCGCCTGCGTCAGGACCCTCACTCGTCCCTCCCTATCCCTTTCAGGCATCTGTACAGACAGCACCAGCATCACCTGGACATGGGCACCAGAGCTGTATTTTAG
- the prodh2 gene encoding hydroxyproline dehydrogenase — MMCSRSPPSLPHLLSLRFLGTVAPRTLSSRQPAALPATLAFEDPSAFRVKSWGELLRALAVFRLCSFPALVNNCGKLMSIARGLLGKRGFSFLLRPTVYAQFVAGEDEREISQSMQKMSSLGLRPMLAVPIEEDLGESTGEKRYEDNMEAMLECVRMSHSNAWSKDPMMQLKITALLSPELCVKLTTLMTQQPYSLSLLVRAMDGETVSFPGLEQREASHFLCGLQRLNRIAEASVGKVRVLVDAEYTYMNPALSLVTMAMMKKFNKDGVWIWNTYQCYLKESRSLLLEALRLSSEEGFGLGVKLVRGAYMDKERKLAEKEGRPDPIHRCWEDTNDSYNGSLNELLGVISQKPERYRIIVATHNEESVRRAAKWMEELGIDKDGGSVCFGQLLGMCDHVSLTLAKEGYAIYKSVPYGSVDDTLPYLVRRAQENRTVLQGIRKERDLLRRELRRRLRQCVKGGS, encoded by the exons ATGATGTGCTCTCGTTCGCCCCCCTCACTCCCTCACCTGTTGTCGCTGAGGTTCCTGGGTACCGTGGCGCCCAGGACGCTGTCTTCCAGGCAGCCTGCGGCCCTTCCAGCCACCTTGGCCTTTGAGGATCCCAGCGCCTTCAGAGTGAAGAGCTGGGGCGAGCTGCTGCGCGCCTTGGCCGTCTTCCGCCTCTGCTCCTTCCCCGCGCTCGTTAACAACTGTGGGAAG CTGATGTCCATCGCACGCGGCCTGCTGGGAAAGAGGggcttctccttcctgctgcgCCCCACTGTGTATGCTCAGTTCGTGGCTGGAGAAGACGAGAGGGAGATCTCTCAGTCCATGCAGAAGATGAGCTCGCTGGGACTGAGGCCCATGCTGGCGGTGCCCATCGAGGAGGACCTGGGAGAAAGCACCGG AGAGAAGAGGTATGAGGACAACATGGAGGCCATGTTGGAGTGTGTGCGGATGTCCCACAGCAACGCTTGGAGCAAGGACCCGATGATGCAGCTGAAGATCACAGCGCTGCTCAGCCCAGAGCTGTGT GTGAAACTCACAACGCTCATGACACAACAGCCGTACAGCTTGAGTCTCCTCGTCAGGGCAATGGATGGAGAG ACCGTCAGCTTCCCAGGTTTAGAGCAACGCGAGGCCTCACACTTCCTCTGTGGCCTGCAGAGACTCAACAGAATAGCAGAG GCAAGCGTAGGCAAAGTCAGAGTCTTGGTGGATGCAGAGTACACCTACATGAACCCTGCCCTCTCTCTTGTCACCATGGCGATGATGAAGAAGTTTAACAAAGATGGCGTCTGGATTTGGAACACATATCAGTGTTACCTCAAG GAGTCCAGGTCTCTTCTGTTGGAGGCTCTGCGTTTGTCCAGCGAGGAGGGCTTTGGTCTGGGAGTCAAGCTGGTACGAGGAGCCTACATGGACAAGGAGAGGAAGCTGGCAGAGAAAGAGGGTCGACCCGATCCCATCCACCGGTGCTGGGAGGACACCAACGACAG CTACAACGGCTCTCTGAATGAGCTGCTGGGAGTCATTTCCCAGAAGCCAGAACGCTACAGGATCATAGTCGCCACCCACAACGAGGAGTCAGTGAGACGAGCTGCTAAATG GATGGAAGAGTTGGGAATCGACAAGGATGGAGGTTCAGTGTGTTTTGGTCAGTTGCTGGGGATGTGTGACCACGTCTCCCTCACACTGG ccaAGGAAGGCTACGCTATTTACAAGTCAGTGCCCTACGGCTCAGTGGACGACACACTCCCCTACCTGGTCCGTCGGGCTCAGGAGAACCGCACTGTGTTGCAGGGAATCCGCAAAGAGAGAGACCTGCTGAGGCGAGAGCTCCGAAGGAGACTCCGCCAGTGTGTGAAGGGAGGCAGCTAA